One stretch of Paroedura picta isolate Pp20150507F chromosome 13, Ppicta_v3.0, whole genome shotgun sequence DNA includes these proteins:
- the GPR119 gene encoding glucose-dependent insulinotropic receptor — MGNVFFGAALAILAFLILATNALVAVALVRLIWKSDSLGLCFVLNLAVADSLVGFAITGLVTEELAGPTHHTSRNHCILRMACIACPSAASILSVILVAFDRYLAIKHPFRYFKIMYGPVVGASIGGLWLLASLIGFLPLLVRSFQQKSYQEPCTFFGVFHPTYMLTIFCVAFFPALFAFIYIHCHLLKIASSHAQQIRGQEQIHSTGTCPTLQPSSDTKAMRTVTVLVGCFVLSWTPFFVGSIVQAACRDCTLHHILEHYLWVFGLCNSLMNPLVYAYWQKEVRVQIYQMCLCMKRKVFPLFRVESHHHAPSGTVASVHAISLPTLKE, encoded by the coding sequence ATGGGAAATGTGTTCTTTGGGGCCGCCCTTGCCATCCTGGCCTTTCTCATCTTAGCTACCAATGCTCTTGTCGCTGTTGCGCTGGTGCGACTCATTTGGAAGAGTGACTCCCTTgggctgtgttttgttttaaatctcgCCGTCGCTGATTCCTTGGTTGGCTTCGCCATAACTGGGCTGGTTACAGAAGAGCTGGCTGGCCCCACCCACCATACATCCCGAAATCACTGCATCCTGCGCATGGCCTGCATCGCTTGCCCCTCAGCGGCCTCCATCCTTAGTGTCATTCTAGTGGCCTTTGACAGATACCTGGCTATTAAACATCCTTTCCGGTACTTCAAAATCATGTATGGTCCAGTTGTCGGGGCATCCATCGGAGGGCTCTGGCTCCTTGCCTCTTTGATCGGCTTCCTCCCTTTGCTTGTTCGCAGCTTCCAGCAGAAAAGCTACCAAGAACCGTGCACTTTCTTTGGTGTCTTCCACCCCACCTACATGCTCACTATCTTTTGTGTGGCTTTCTTCCCAGCTTTGTTTGCTTTCATCTACATTCATTGTCACCTGCTGAAGATTGCTTCTTCGCATGCCCAGCAGATTCGAGGACAGGAACAAATCCACTCAACGGGGACTTGCCCGACCCTGCAGCCCTCCAGCGATACCAAGGCCATGCGGACTGTGACCGTTCTAGTGGGGTGTTTTGTCCTCTCCTGGACACCCTTCTTTGTTGGGAGCATTGTACAAGCTGCATGTCGGGACTGCACCTTGCATCACATCCTTGAGCATTACCTGTGGGTGTTCGGCTTATGCAACTCTCTCATGAACCCCCTAGTCTATGCCTACTGGCAGAAGGAAGTGCGCGTGCAGATCTATCAAATGTGTTTGTGCATGAAGAGGAAAGTCTTCCCCTTGTTCCGTGTTGAGAGTCATCATCATGCTCCCAGTGGGACCGTGGCTTCAGTTCATGCCATCTCACTGCCCACACTCAAGGAGTGA